caatcGAAAACTTTGTgtctcaaaaaattaaataatccaAACATGATATAATAGGTTTGTAAGACAACATACAATTATTTcaaactaaacaaaatattaaaaatacactTTGTAactataaataatgattaacaCTAAAATTACTGTTCGACATTAATAACGTAGGTATTTAGTACATATTAGTTATAAGTTATAAACTAAGCAATAAATTGTAAATATATCTATGTTACTATGTAGACATAACTATGTATGTATGGCACcaaacattaaaaattaataacttcttaataattataaaaccaagattatgttatgtattagcaaaatattatgttttactcAGGCTGGGCGCACACATTGGCTACTATGGTCTGAGTATCTAGCTGCTCTAgcagtaatctaaatatagaaaacaagaaggtgactgactgactgaatgactgactaactgatctatcaacacacagctcaaactactgaacggatcgggatgaatttggcatgcagataactgttatgacgtacacatccgctaagaaaggatttttaaaactcaagCCCTAAGggcggtaaaatagggattcgaaattagtgtagtccacgcgggcgaagtcgcgagcatgagctagtagcGTATAAAACAGAAGCTCCTTTTCTACGACAACTATCAAATGTGAAGCTTTTCAAAGTTCAGTTGAAGCTGTTCAGACACTCGAGCCTTCACGAATCAAGACACTATTTCACTTGGAACACGTATTTCAAAATGCTTCATCTACACTAGCACCATGAAAATAAGGTGAAAACTGATAATAGATCGAAGAGGCGAGAGCTGTCGTAGGCAAGGTTGTCTTTCTTTCGCTCTCACTTCAAGCAAtcagtttaaataatattatggtttaaaATCTTTGACTTAACGTCACATCGCATACGCCGGCTACTCTAGAGCTACGACGGCTACTACATGAGTACAGTACAGATACTACAGAGGTACACCAGCTACTTTGGAGGTTAGACAGCCACTATAGAGGTACTTCAACTTCGGAGGACGCCGACTACTAATTTGGAGTTAAGGCATACATCTCAAGCAGCTAAAAATTCGCCGTTTTAACTGCTAGAAAGAAGCGATCTTGTAAGCAATTGTAGCCTATGTGCGCACAACCTTGGCATTACGAAAACAACATTTCGTATAACATTTGTAAAGGGTgttttacgccagagcaacaaGCGACAATATGACATGTTACAATAGAAACCTTAATTTTAAGGAGGCCTTTGGGGTGTTACTATTAATACCACATCGCGATTCTAATATCATATGATTTCAAACATTCTGATTGTACGTCAATATAATTGTGATACTGTCAATGCATCAATCTCGTATCGATATGGATTGTGAGTTGTGACGCACGTGGATCGCGTAATAATATTGACAGTGTAATAGCCTAATAGGTGCTTCAAGCAGCATGCGGCAATCAGTTTTATGCTGAGACAAAATCTTGTAGAATTGGAATTAACGGTACGAAAGCCTTCCGATGATTCTTGCCACATTTTGAATCATTGTGGCACACATCCATGCCACATGTGGCACTgtgttgctctggcgtaaaacAGCCTTAAGTTTCTTTGTAGCAAGCGTAATTATTTGAAAGGCACTTCATTTAAACCTATCACTAAGCACCATACACATGATAAATGTGCGTCGTATAATAGCCTTGTAAAAAAGCATTATTGCTTATTATTATGCCTCCgtatatgaaaaaatatttacaaaatttacatGTTTGTAAATAACATTTCgtattttataaatactaaattaTATACAATTTTGTTAAGGGTGATACACTCAGGCTTTAAGCGGTTATTGCATAGCGAAGCCGATTTATTGTAAAGAAATCACGTATACATCGTAAAATTGTACCAAATAGAGATGTACCGAAAAATTCCTCCGAACTATCAAACAACTTAACGCagcaggtcgatttcgtaaaacaggcatcaatcattattacaatctcaattgtcgTGATCGGCTGAATTTGTGCTGTTCAAGAACAAGTTGCaaaaatgcattgtagccaatagtgagctagcatcaaccaatcagaggtgattacgatcgtgacattgtggcTGTCATTCTAACGCAATCGAGCCACCGATTTCACCAACCTAGGAATAAATTGGTtgtaatgacagtttttgtattgaaaacctgtctaaatatcaaatttactctcggataagacttattttacgttGGTGAAATGCGCCcttaatattttatagaatagTCGATTCAAAGGGATTGATGCCGCTTACTGGAATACTTTATTTGATGAATTTTGGCATTTTATCGCTACAGCAGATTAAAATGTCGACATTCCAGTATTCGTTTGAGACGCTCTTAccgtgatgttctgagttattCTGTCGTTTTAACATCTCCCGGGGTTTCACCATATCACTGAGGGATATCGCCAAATCCCGGTTTATGCTATTTCGCTGCGGCATATATAAATATAAGGGATGAAGACTAGATGTTAGTCGATTCACaacaatcaatttttttattaaatttaagtttGCTTTTGATTtgacaaataattaaatattcggTACATCTCATTAATCGACCACAAAAGTGCAATAAATGTATCCTCATTCCTCGtattaataataaaacactATTGCTTTGTTAGTACATAATTTGCTCAACAACCTACTATATTGCTTATAGGGTgcaatacctatttttttaattaacacaCAAAGCATGTAAATATAGCTTAGATTGATTTGTTTTTAAGTAAAAGAACCGTAAGACTGCATTTTCCACTGACAAAACTACTCACATTATtactttgaaaaaatatatatagtccgtacaaaatgactcctcacgcgccattttaactctatagagTCAACTGTCGTGCCAAAAATACGGTTCACCttataataaggactaaaatcctacttttgacatgacaattgacacataaagttcaAATGGCGCGTCAGAATTAATTTTGTACAAAACATATTATTGACGCAGAATCGAAACGACCAAGGCGATCATTCGTTCGGAGGAGCTTTTAATAACCAGGAAAGTTTAATGTGACACTCAAAGCAATCTCCAAATAAGGTAGTACTTTGGCCCTAAAGGTAAATTATTTAGCTAATTTTCCCGATATTTGTCCCAAATGTGTCCCAGTTTTTGTCAGCGGAATACCAGTCATCTTAAAGCCAAAACCGCAGAAGTCGCCAACCCTGTGGTCACTGCAGAGTGCACCACCCGCGCAATAGTCAAAGGTTGACGATCCCGTTCTCCGTGTAATACTCACCCACGGTGTCATCACCGTTCACCTGCTGGTCCCTGATGACTACTGTAGGGTTGTTGGAGCAGGAGGAGTTGTTTGAAATGGTCCGAGAGGTTTTGCACTTCTGACATTCGACGACGACTATCGAGTTCGTGTCCATATCTGTTTCGGTGCTGCTCGTTCGTCGTAAGTGGTTTGAGTTGTTCTGCATACGATGTTCGACTATTGCACGCCATAGACGAAGCTCTATACCGCCCCTggaaattaatattttcctgagtaaaaaaccggccaagtgcgagtcagactcgcgcactgagggttccgtaatacaatcctattttatctacattttgcacgttaaatcaaaaactattatgcctaaaaataaataaaaatctgttttagaatatacaagtaaagccctttcatttatgataccccacttggtatagtaatcttactttgaaagttgaaaatagcaatatttgtgcctgaaaacatttttttttcttgtaatgtaaccacaaattcacggttttcagatttttcccctcatgccagctataagacctacctttctgccaaatttcatgattctgggtcaacgggaagtaccctgtaggtttcttgacagacagacagacagacagacagacacagacagacacagatagacagacagtgttcaacagacaacaaagtgatcatataagggtttttccttttgaggtacgaaaccctaaaaatcagtaaTATTTATTCACTTACTTCAAGTTGAGCCTCGCGATATCTTCTCTCTGCACATGCTGCAGCACATCAGGCAGAGTGTAGTGCTGAGACACTAAAGCTATGGCCGCTTCGTCGGAAATCCCCCGCGGTAACAACCACTCGCGAAAAGCTTCCAATTCCTCGCGATCATATTCACCGGTTGATTCTGAGCTGGGCGTCTGGCTTCTTGTgctgaacaaaataatattaaatgttgtatagaagcaggcgttactttgcggaagtccatgatatacaatgaaccaaaagcttaatttgctataatccgctgaaacaggtcgaatctgtaatCAGCCACcgggcaagcaatacgcaccaagtatttcgcatttataatattcttatattagtatagatggatTAAAGAGATGTGATTAAGATTCGGTCAACCAGAGGTAAATTCCGCGCGAGaagcaaattatttattccaactTACCTCGATTTCTTATCAACCATTTCCTTTAGGATTTGCGTTTGCATCTTTTGTTCCTCGAGCATCACTTTGAGCAACGCTTGGTACTGTTGATAACTCTCAATGAGTTCTTGTTGAAGTCTGAAAATGATGATTGGCATAAATCATcgtaatattatgttctatacttccacggagagaagttaatatagtCTCTCTGTTATGTGgtctcatacaaatgacaaaaagTAAGTGAgtgttaaccattttaagtGACCAAGCAATCGGAAACGCCCATTCGTCAAAGGGTTTTTGGTCAAAGTACATCCATTAATGTAACTATTGAAAGGCATTTTTCACTGAGATCACAGATCAAGAAATAAGCACTGTTTTGGGCATAGAACTCAGAGGAACTTttataaacctttttgtttatttgttttctcagTAAGAATTATTGCCAAGATTGTCATTACGAGCGGAATTAGTTGAGTGTCTTTTAATTACGCCGGAGTGTTACGCACAAACCGTTACGAGCAATATTTCAGTCATTAAATAAGTTTTCTTTGTATTCATATTCCAAAATTTATCCATCAATGGATGGATAAATTTTGGCCTTTTGAGGTGAGCGACGACACGACGCGACTTTTGCATGTACAACTACGCGGCACTGCGTGCACGACACACAAGTAGCGGCGGAGAGCTGAAGGAGAGACATCCGCCGCACCGCCGCGTCTTTCCGTCTCTTGCCCCGCTAAATTCGCGTCTAATTACTTTAGCTCGCGATAATGCCTGCGCTTAAGTTAGTCGAAATAAAACTTACTTGTGATTGTCTAGTTTCAGCTGGTGCAACTGCAGCGGGTCGCGCGGGTCGCGCGTCGACGTGGCGGTGGAGAGAGCCGAAGGAGAGACATCCGCCGCACCGCCGCGTCTTTCCGCCTCTTGCCACGCTAAATTCGCGTCCAATTACTTTGGCTCGCGATAATGTCTGCGCTTAAGTTATTTGGAACAAAACTTACTTGTGATTGTCTAGTTTCAGCTGGTGCAACTGCAGCGGGTCGCGCGGGTCGCGCGTCGACGTGGCGGTGGAGAGAGCCGAAGGAGAGACATCCGCCGCACCGCCGCGTCTTTCCGCCTCTTGCCACGCTAAATTCGCGTCCAATTACTTTGGCTCGCGATAATGTCTGCGCTTAAGTTATTTGGAACAAAACTTACTTGTGATTGTCTAGTTTCAGCTGGTGCAACTGCAGCGGGTCGCGCGGGTCGCGCGTCGACGTGGCGGTGGAGAGAGCCGAAGGAGAGACATCCGCCGCACCGCCGCGTCTTTCCGCCTCTTGCCCCGCTAAATTCGCGCCTAAttctaaagaaaaatataggatattcgtttttaggattctgtaTACAAGGAACTCTTAGTTTCCTCAAGTCCGCCCGTctgtgtatatgtgtgtgttacagccattttaaaaataaaaatacagttaTAGAAACTTATTACCACTACACAGATGTATAGAGTATTAAGTAAAGTATTGAAAAAAATTAGGGTACCTCCTAAGCATGAAATtcgtaagaaaaaaaaattttttggctACCTTAAATAAGtgtttaaaatcattatgaggTTTCTTAGACATGCAAATAGCTATGGAAATCTACTTTATAGTGTAGTGATAGACATTTGATCTGTTCGTTAAAGTATTAACTTATCATCTCTTCACTGTAGTTCAAATTTTCGCTCTTGGAAGATGTAAATGGCCGAATGCAGCACGTTTTTTGTATTCGAGTAGAACTCACCTGGCGACAAAACAGTGATGGCGACCTGAATAGCATTTCTAACTAAGTTATCTAACTTACTCAATGCGGCTTGATATTACTTCTTGGAAAATGTAAATGTCCGAATGCAACTCGTTTATCGCATTAGAGTCAAGGTCTCGTTTCTTCTTCAGGGGAACTAGAGCGCTCGATTACGCTCTGGCTTTGATCCGTGATGGATTACACATAACTATCTAGAACTCACCTGGCGACAAAACAGTGATGGCAGCCTGAACAGCATTTCTAACTAAGTTATCCAACGCGAACATCCAATGCGGCTTGATACTGTGCATCCTCAACACCACATTCACGGCCTCTTGGAACATGTAAATAGCCGAATGCAACTCGTTTATCGCATTCGAGTCGAAGTCTAATTCCTCCTTCAGGGCAATTATAGCGCGCTCGATCACACTTCTGTTTTGGTCGGTGATGTATTCCTTTAAGGCGCGCCGTAACGTCTCCAAATGATTCTGGTAACGAAAATAGATTTGCTTTTATCCTATTTAGCCACTGACTCCGACAAATACAAGTacactggacctgcgattgcctatctgtttttgaagcaatttgattttcgccatttcgGCGTTGATAGCATCAATTTCGAATTGGCGAAAgtgcagtgagcgtcatgtgagcgtactcggaactaaatgtcaATGAGGAGACATGTGTCAACTTggtgtcaacacgaagaccatttgacgCCTATAATTCCAGATACGCTCAGTGGGGCgtttcgaatcggcacaaaaaagaCCTGTCACTTTGTtgggcacacctcttccagcgtacttgtatattaCGTCTATTTCAGTGTATTTAGCAGATTGTCTGTTTGCACTACGTGACAAACCGCACAAAAATACGTGTGCGGTTACATATCACGTCAATGTGCGATCAGTACGCCAATTCGATtgtgcataataattttataatgttaAAATCATGCTGTCCTTTTCCACTGGCTACATTTCTAAAGGAATAGCACTACTTCCCTCTGGTTAAGGTTTTATTTATGAACCTAAATTGCAGCACTATAGATTTGTGTAGATTATTAACTTTatcgtcaaaataattagtttttcgaaaaaaatatttatatgttgccttttttagtttaaaaaccATAGTGCTGAAATCGTGAACTGTGACAAACGATAGGAATTCAAGGACACGAGCAAAGCATCACAAAACATCTAAAATAAGCTGCCATTAGTATTATTCTATACTCACAGGTTTACAAAGAGTTTTGCAACTAGTAATCCCATCAGGGGTCCTTATTATGCATCGGTTCTACGGTAAATTACACATATGATAGAATCCATTTGTTAATAATTTCAGGTGCTTGTACATATTGTACGTTAGGACCGAAGCGCAAAAGTAACTCGTTGTCACGACGAGTTAAGGCTATCATCACATATGAGGTGTGTTAAGGCCGATCCACACCTGCACACAATGCGCGATCCATGCACAAATAACGCGCATCACGAGTGATGTGCGAGCGGTTCGCGTATATGTTGTACAagttatagtgcattcaatattaactgccgtgtttccacttgagaccttAATTAGCAATAACAACAGGATAACATTCAACATGCCTAGGGGTAATAAActaaacactcatagagcccattcatttttaaaggagccggttcaaccttatatatttttatgcaaaccaaccagtgttgatacttttgaactCACCCGctacgacttaatcctattgttattgctaatgacagTTTCCAGTGGAAatacgccagttaatattgaatgcactatacatgCGTGCACACATCCGTGAATTTTTGGAAGTTACAAACATGATAGTGATCCGTTCACAGGCGTTCGGTCCGATGTGCACACGGTTCATGCGCGTGCGCAGGTGTGAATTCACCTTTAAATGCGTAAGTGATCGCAAACAAAATTAGCGACTTAAAAgttaaatcaaatattttacttaCCATAGTCAAAACTGTAGTGCCAAAGTCCTGTTGTATGCTCAGCATCCATTTAGAGCAGATCTTCTCGCTGTCCTGCTCTAACACTCGGGAGAGAGTGAAACGGCGCTGCGAGTCTTTCTTCAGGAGGTAAAAGCCGTCCGTTTCTGTGTCTATTGACGACCGAGGTACATTTGGCATATCCACCTAGGAAATGTTAttagaaatattttgttttgtaagtTGTTACTTTTTATGTGCAAGGAAATTAATGGTTCAACCATATACTATAATCTATGCTTTGAACATAAACTTAAGCCTTATGGCCTAAATCCAAAGCCGTGTCCACACCAATATAAATTTGCGTACATGCGAAGTCGTTGGCGAACCTTATGTGGTAATTGTGAACGTCTTTAAGCAGAAAATATACATGCCACATTAAAAACACGACGCAAATTAGTGTAAAAACGTCTCTAGAAGTTTTTAAGGAAAACTGCTTGCCTAGATTTGCTTTTTAGGTTTCTGAAAGAAAACTTCTTCACGGGATTTTAGCGTATCATTTTTGTACTTTTTTAacacataggtacttaatactcataataataatacagaaAAAAGCTAGAAACTTAACAGCTTTTATTGGAAATTGGGAAATAATATATCTCACTTATAGAGActtaaattatgtatttacataCGTATCTACGTCCGCTCGATGTACTATGCACAAGTCAAGAGAGTATGCGTCCGAATTAACGTGTTAGTTCACACGTTAGGCATTATACATTACATATTGGTCCTCCGTAAAACACTTTTAGGAATATTTGTAAATGTACCTCAGGTGAAAGGAGTCCGCCAGAAGAGCTTCTTCTGTTCAGGATGGTATCATTACTGTCCATCTCATCCGTAGACGGTGTATTAGGCATCGTGCTacgaaaatcaaatattttactgTATTTCTAGCAAGTAAAACTAAGAACTATGGATACTCAAATAACTATTTTTCAAGAGTCTAATTCACAATGGAGGGAGTTACACGATCAATACCGTATCGCGattctgtacgcttagtataagattttacgtctagCCAACGTTGATATTATTTGAGagtgaaacacaataacgtcaaagtaaaatgaaccactgattttaatttcgcaacgcttccgcttggagcgctggctgtagatgtgaagacaaacttgagctttaaaacaaggcactataacgctgaagtgtttcgatactcgaaacacgttggtgagacataaaatcttgtactaagcaTACTGGTATCGCAGGATTTCAAGAACATCCAGATACATTGCGATACTATCAATACCATCAATATTTTCACGATACAGGACCGCAATTTCGCGTGTCGCGTGATAATACTGATAGTGTAACAGGCTTCACTGGCCCAACACACTTGGCGTTTCTGCTGCGCAAGTGGCCAGTGCTGATAAGATTTCCGACTTTGTGGGCTGTCATAAACATCAAAGGGTCTTTACACAATTAGCAATTAACAATACATAAACGTTGGCCGACGCTTGCCTGGAACCGCAGTGACCAATGTGTAGTGGAACCGTTAAATATACTTCATTTTTATTACcatcgaaataaaaatgtacatacatttattgAAGCGTTAGTAAAAGTAGAGTGATTATAACAAAATCATGTTTGAATACATAGAgtacacagacacacacaaTGTAAAATTGATTTTGATGATAGATGGATATTTCGCTTcgcttgtaaataaataaattatgtttgtGATGTAACGTAGTGGTTTGATATAttaaatgttaattaattaaaatcagcAAGCATATATTACTTAATAGATAATTTCATAGAAATTCCAATAGAGCATTttcagatttagatttttgagttaaattattattattggttaattgtatttttgttattttattagtgAACCAGCCAAGAAAATGTAACTACAAAAACTAATGTAAGAATTAAGAATACATATTAAAAAGAATCTACTTTTTTCTAGTTCTCTAATTAAAAATCACTAAACGGTAACGGCAGGTAACaaagattttaatatttttttataaaaatgctaTCTGACGGTTTCCGAGGTAGATACGGGGTGCAGGAGTGTTGAACTGTTAACCTATTTCGATATACCTATTTTGGCGATTTCTACTTTGACATTATCTGAATAAGGTAAGttttacaatacaatatgtttaaatatttacattagtTTATTCCCAAATGACGAAAGTACGAAGTTGTGTTAAAAGCAAGGCACCATTACCCCTTCCGCACCGCACATCTACCGCAGAACCTGTCTCAGTTAAACAGTGGGCCTACAAAAGCTGTCTCAGATAAACAGTGGGCCTACAAAAGCTGTCTCAGATAAAGAGTGAGCCTACAAAAGCTATCTCAAATAAGCAGTGGGCCTACAAAAACTGTCTCAGATAAACAGTTGGCCTACAAAAGCTGTCTCAGATAAACAGTGGGCCTACAAAAGCTGTATCAGATAAACAGTGGGCCTACAAAAGCTGTCTCAGATAAACAGTGGGCCTACAAAAGCCGTCTCACATAAATAGTGGATCTACAGTAGTTTGcgtgataaaaaatataagcgGAGAATAAATTTAATCCAAATCGAAGCTATGTGACATCAAGCCGaatttatttaagaaatatttctatttttttagacATGTTTAAATGTGATATGCAGCGCCCACTCTCCCACTACAGGATGGgcagtgcatatcgcatgctgcacgtagtaccatacagatttgtctgttttggcggattattGCGAATTAAGGTTGTTCCTTgtgaaattttgataaaaaaattgtaatcgaAAAGCAAAATGGCGGTCGTCAAGCTACAGTTGCGGCGATGGAACTTCTCGCGTGTCATTACCATTATGACAGCCGTCTATTACGACCGCCATTTACGGCTATGGTGTGGTATAGTtgggccattacgaacgtgcgaacgggGTTCTGGTgctctggtgttgtgtgtaacagCAACAAAAAGATTTGTCCATAGCCGATAACAGGTTATAAAAAGCGCCTTTTTATCTGCGTCTACTACCTGCGTCCGAATGgcatccctttatcgataacgacaTCTGCGGCATTCTCAGAACCCTTGATCataaatgatttatgaccccgctcgcacgttcataatggcTCAACTATGGTATCGCTTTCCTAGAAAACCGTAGCTTAACACCCCGTAACATCCCTAACATTTACAAAATGTGGTACAAATGATTACCTGCTATTGGACAGGTCCGGCGGGTATATCAGAATCGGCGAGAGCATCGACGAAGCCGTCCTAGTGATGGTCGGGTTAGACCGGACCGTTTTAACCCTTGACGGCGGAAACAAATAGATGCTTAGTGGGCGCACACCAAACGTTGTCTTTAGATGTTAATTGTTGAACTTTTAAGCGTTATCATATTGCCTGTTAGCGTTTGAATTGTCCTTTTAGAGCCTTATAAAGTATGAAGTATCATAATATAACTTGCGatggctgacatacataaatgtaaaaaatgtctgttaataaaatatttaaaaaaaaaacttgcgcTAACTGAAATAGTTGCGTAGGCATGCAGGCAGGCCCAGATGGTGCGAAGGTTGCGACACTCTTGGCATCGTCCATAAGACGGCGCCGAAACGAAGTCAAAAATACGCCCcatataattaaacaaaatctgCGCTCACTTCGCTCAAGCTTTTTCAATTATAATTGGagttatgtatatttatttctattttgcGTAATATATTATGATGGCACATGgagatgtaaaaaaaaatatgtgaaaaACAATGGCACAATGGAAGCCTGAGAGACTTCAAAATATCCCAAAACTGACCCGGCTGGTCCTGTAGTTTATATTATGCAAAGTATGCAAAAAACTTGTATCTGCACATCAAGTTCAGGATTTGCTAACTTCTCTGCAGACAAGTCATTCATAGGAGAGATAAAAGAAGTGATTTTATTTCTcggattttttgcatagacTTATGTATTCCTGGGGATCGTAAATAGGTGCATGCATTTAAGGCTCTAAAATACAACCaaaattttacttaaaataatcaattaattaatatcatcaTAAATGGTCAAGAAATGATACCGAAATTATCTTAGTTTTGTtctgttaatataaaatatgacaGTGCAAATTATTCTTATGGGTAGGTAGTTCCCCATAAATAATCTAAAGACAAAGAATTGTTTATTTTCGAGTGTGCGTATGATTTCACAAAATCGTTAAATCAATCACATATTTATTTGTAGATGTTTCTGATTGCTACAAAGTACAAATTAATGGGTAATGGCTATTTTGAAAGAGAGATTAGTTGTAATAGTCATGAATATGGCAACATTTTATTAGAATGACGCCAACCGCACTTTGGATGCGTTTTGGTACGAATTTAACTCGTGCGAATACGTACGAACAATTCCAACCTTCCAAATACCTACTATGGAAGCACGCAGACTAGGTGCGagttattaaacttttacaagtgcttttgaatcattaactagtttaatttaccactgtttcggaattacgttcttaccgagaagaaccagcaagaaactcggcaagatacaatattattataccatactgtacaagcaattgcaatGCACGGGGCATTGCTGGAGCATTCAAAATGGATATAGGAAAATTTATTAACTTGGTTTACGGACAAAAATGGGATCACGCACCAAAAAGGACTTCACGAAAGCGATATCACCGTGGGACACTACCTATTTGACGGAGAAAAACATATTCAGTGTGCGCACTCAATTCGTACGACCAATATTCATACGTTTACGTACGATACAAATTCGCAT
The nucleotide sequence above comes from Maniola hyperantus chromosome 8, iAphHyp1.2, whole genome shotgun sequence. Encoded proteins:
- the LOC138402658 gene encoding mitogen-activated protein kinase kinase kinase 15-like, with protein sequence MLEEQKMQTQILKEMVDKKSSTRSQTPSSESTGEYDREELEAFREWLLPRGISDEAAIALVSQHYTLPDVLQHVQREDIARLNLKGGIELRLWRAIVEHRMQNNSNHLRRTSSTETDMDTNSIVVVECQKCKTSRTISNNSSCSNNPTVVIRDQQVNGDDTVGEYYTENGIVNL